One segment of Methylotenera versatilis 79 DNA contains the following:
- a CDS encoding PA2169 family four-helix-bundle protein, which translates to MNNDEAVSVLNGLIEVSIDGEEGFLQSSQAVDDAKLKAYFLHRSHEVKQSVYELQALVRELGGKPADSASISGYLHRRWLDIKTAISSNDNLAVLNEVERGEDVALNAYREASTKTMPAGANLLILRQLKGAERNHDEVKQLRDIAEMQVH; encoded by the coding sequence ATGAATAATGACGAAGCGGTATCCGTATTAAACGGACTAATTGAGGTTTCTATTGATGGCGAGGAAGGCTTTTTGCAGTCATCCCAAGCTGTGGACGATGCGAAATTGAAAGCTTATTTTTTACATCGCTCACATGAAGTAAAACAAAGCGTCTATGAACTGCAAGCGCTGGTGCGCGAATTAGGTGGAAAACCTGCAGATTCTGCCTCTATTAGCGGTTATTTACATCGTCGCTGGTTAGACATTAAAACGGCAATCTCAAGCAATGATAATTTAGCCGTTTTAAATGAAGTAGAGCGTGGCGAAGATGTGGCATTGAATGCTTATCGCGAAGCGTCTACCAAAACAATGCCTGCAGGCGCTAATTTGTTGATACTACGTCAACTTAAAGGTGCAGAACGCAATCACGATGAAGTGAAACAATTGCGCGATATTGCTGAAATGCAAGTGCATTAA